A genomic region of Ovis canadensis isolate MfBH-ARS-UI-01 breed Bighorn chromosome 9, ARS-UI_OviCan_v2, whole genome shotgun sequence contains the following coding sequences:
- the PKIA gene encoding cAMP-dependent protein kinase inhibitor alpha isoform X2 produces MTQCHYKNHLSSFIDPTSLRIHLCGRYNLFNIGDPLLCGYLLAMTDVETTYADFIASGRTGRRNAIHDILVSSASGNSNELALKLAGLDINKTEGEEDAQRNSTEQSGEAQGEAAKSES; encoded by the exons ATGACTCAATGTCACTATAAAAATCATTTAAGCAGCTTCATAGACCCAACTTCTCTTAGGATACATCTGTGTGGACGCTATAATTTGTTTAATATAGGAGAC cCCCTGCTATGTGGATATTTGTTAGCAATGACTGATGTGGAAACTACATATGCAGATTTTATTGCTTCAGGAAGAACGGGTAGAAGAAATGCAATACATGATATCCTGGTTTCCTCTGCAAGTGGCAACAGCAATGAATTAGCCTTGAAATTAGCAGGTCTTGATATCAACAAGACAG AAGGGGAAGAAGATGCACAGCGAAATTCAACAGAACAAAGTGGGGAAGCCCAGGGAGAAGCAGCAAAATCTGAAAGTTAA
- the PKIA gene encoding cAMP-dependent protein kinase inhibitor alpha isoform X3 — MTDVETTYADFIASGRTGRRNAIHDILVSSASGNSNELALKLAGLDINKTEGEEDAQRNSTEQSGEAQGEAAKSES, encoded by the exons ATGACTGATGTGGAAACTACATATGCAGATTTTATTGCTTCAGGAAGAACGGGTAGAAGAAATGCAATACATGATATCCTGGTTTCCTCTGCAAGTGGCAACAGCAATGAATTAGCCTTGAAATTAGCAGGTCTTGATATCAACAAGACAG AAGGGGAAGAAGATGCACAGCGAAATTCAACAGAACAAAGTGGGGAAGCCCAGGGAGAAGCAGCAAAATCTGAAAGTTAA